A segment of the Lentimicrobiaceae bacterium genome:
GCGAAGCAGTTGGCCAGCTTTACGTTGAAAAGTATTTTCCGGCTCAGGCCAAACAACGTATGATTGAACTGGTAAATAACCTGAAAGCAGCCCTGCATGAGCGTATTCTCAATCTGGCCTGGATGACCGACGCTACGAAAAATGAAGCGATTGCAAAACTTGATAAGATCAATGTTAAGGTTGGATATCCTGATAAATGGATTGACTACAGTTCGTTGGTGATTGGAACTGATTCCTATTATGAAAACATGAAGAATGCAAGGGCTTTTTCAGTCAAACGCGAATTGGATAAAATAGGAAAACCAGTTGATCGGACTGAATGGGGTATGACTCCTCAGACAATTAACGCCTATTATAGCCCCAATATGAATGAGATAGTATTTCCGGCTGCTATTCTGCAACCGCCGTTTTTCTATCTTGATGCCGACGATGCTGTAAATTATGGAGCTATTGGTGTCGTTATCGGACACGAAATGACACACGGATTTGATGACCAGGGACGTCAGTACGACAAAGAAGGTAATCTGCATGACTGGTGGACACCGGAAGATGCAGTGAACTTTGAAAAGCAAACACAGGCTTTGGTTGCCCATTATAACAACTATACGTTGCTCGATTCTCTCCATGTTGATGGCAGCCTTACCTTAGGTGAGAATATTGCTGATTTGGGAGGGGTAAACATAGCTTACACTGCTTTGCTTAAAGCGATGACAGGTAAAGATATGAATGCAACGATTGATGGATTTACTTCTTCTCAGCGCTTTTTCCTCTCTTATGCCCAGGTTTGGCGGAACAATATCCGCGATAAAGAGCTTATGCGCAGATTGCAGGAAGATGTCCACTCACCGGGAGAAGCCCGCGTAAATGGTATCGTTTACAATATCCCTGCATTTTACCAGGCTTTTGATATTAAACCCAGTGGTAAAAGGTATATTGTTGAGGATAAGGTAATTAAAATCTGGTAGCCGATTGTTCTATTAGGCAATAATGCTGAAGGTTTGAGCTGTCTTGTGCAATATTATTAATTTAATAATGGCCCAATTGCTCAAACCTTCGCTTTTTTATGTTCTAAAATAAGCGCAATTTAAACTGGTGTATAATGCTTTATTTACGGGGAATAAATGAGCTTGCATGGCCGGTAGTTAAGGTTAAGCAAGCAAAAGATGTGTGACTATGAGTTAAACTTTCTTATTCAATCTTATCCCATTTTCTTCGATGGTAATCAATCTTTGTTTGAAAAGGCCTCCAATGGCTTTTTTAAAAGTCTTTTTGCTTACGCTGAACAGCAGATAAATTTCTTCTGCCGGACTTTTATCATTTACCCCCATAAAGCCTTTATTTTGCTCAAGCATTCCAAGTATTTTTGCTGAGAATTCATCTACTTTTTCAAAACCCGGTTTCTGCAGGTCAAGGTCAATTTTTCCATCTTCGCGCACTTTAATCACATAACCCTTCATACGCTGGCCGCGCTCCAACTCTTGAAAAACGCTGCTTTCATAAATCAGACCTTCATATTGATGATTGATAATGGCTTTGTAACCCAAATCTGATTTTGCCCAAATCAGCAGGTCAACTTCTTCGCCTGGAGTAAAATCGGCAGGTTCAGTGTCAAAAAAACGCTCAAGTCTGGCCGAACCTGCAATTCTGCCGGTTTGCGAATCAGCATAAATATACACGATGTAAAACCTGTCCTGAATCATTTTGGCCTTTTGTTCGCGATAGGGTACCAATAAATCTTTGTCAAGGCCCCAATCCATAAAGGCTCCCACATCGTTTACAGCTTTTGCCCTTAGCAGGGCAAATTCGCCTACCTGAGCATAGGGTTTCATGGTAGTAGCTATCAGTCTGTCTTCTGAATCAAAGTAAATAAATACATCAAGACTGTCTGATGGCGTTGTACCCTCAGGAACCCATTTCATCGGGAGTAAAATTTCACCAAGTTGTTCGCCATCAAGATATACACCAAAGTCAACTATTTTGGTTATGTTCAGTGTGTTGTATTTTCCGGGAATGGCCATAAAAGTGTTGATAAGTAGAAACGTTTGGATGTGTCTGTGACAAATAAAAGATTCTTTTGAATGCCAGGTATACAATAAAATTGATTGAATTAAGCAGAGAATGTAATCTGTTCAGGCTTCATTCCTGATGTCAGTTTAATTTATTCCTGAGTTTTTTTTGTAAAAAAAAAGTGCAACTAAATTGTGAACTGAGCCGGTTTTTTAATTGCCAATGATTCTTTTACAGCTTGTGCAAAAGTACAACTAATTGTCTTACTGTTTCTCTCAGAAGGTGATATATATGCCTCCCTGGAATTCTGTCTTGCTGTATGATTGCTTTGGTGGCTTTATATTTTCAATAATTGTGTTTTCTGCAGTCCAGGTTGCAGTGGTTTGTGTGAAGTTGACTGAACGCTTTGCAATTAGATGACTGGCCTTGATTACCATGCCAGCTTCCATCCTGTCGGAACTGAAAATCTTAAAACATATTTCGGCTTCTGTGTTAAAAAAAAGAGCCGGGCTGTATTTTGTGGTGTAGTTTATTTCACGCATCAGGTTGCCATCAGTCTTTTTTTGAAGGATAAGTTCATTGAACGGAATAAATCCGCATATGCCAGCATTTAACTTGAGTGCTGATTGTAAATATTTGTTTCTGAATGAAATATATGGGCCTGAGGCCAGGCATATGTCGAAGATAGTGCGTTGTCTGAAGTTGGAGTTTAAGTCGGCTGTATATCCTGTGTCACGAATCTGGTGAAAGCGGTTAAATTCCTCTAAATACTGTGGATAAACAGAGAGGGAGTTATTTATTCCCCAGCTTATGAATGAATTTATACTGTCGAGCTGTATCCGTGTGCCGAAATCCAGCTGATTAGGAGCAAGATTGCTGAGCATTACGGCTGTCACGTCAAATTCCAGGCGCGGGTTAGGAGCCAATCTGAATTGAAGTGAGATAAAACCATAATCAGGGCCTTTTTCTGCCTGGTACAGATAATTCAAAAAATCAGGATGCGCTGTATTGTGCATGCTGTCTCTTTGAATAATCCGGCCTCCGAACTGAAGTCCAAACCAAAACTTCTCAACAGGGACAACTGTACCGGCAAAAATTGCTGAGTTAGTCCAAATAATAAGCAAAAGGGTGGTAAGCTGCCGATAAATTCCTGACATAAACTAGCGGTTTAATATGGTAATAACCTTTGTTGTATCGCTAAGTATCCTGTTGTCTGATAGTTTGGCAGAAATGATAAATGCAGCCCGGCTGTTTTCAACCGGGACGGTCAGATATAAGCCGAAAGATTCTACTCCGCTGTCGTAATAATTTTTGCCTTGCGTTTGGTTGCAAAGCGCAGGCAGGGGGATATAAAGGTTACTTCCCGTGGAGGAGTTATTGGTCAGCTTGGCTACAAAAAGTTCAGTTACATCGCTTTGCGCTGAATATTGTGCATTGAGCGCATATAAACTGGTTATTTTAAGCGAAGAGAGGTGTTGAATTGCACGAAGTGGATAAGAACAGTCGCAGCTCATGGCGGTGGCATTGCTGAACCCGGTATTTGTCGAAAAGAAGCTCTGAGCCAGATGGTAATATCCGGCCGAATCAAACAAAGCCACTTCAAAAGCTACAGCTTCGGGCTTCATAGAGTCGCTTTGCGTTATGACGGCCCAATCTCCCGAATTGTCGATATTGGTAATGTCAATTTTGTTAAAGCTAAAAGGAATTGAGCTCTCATCGCATTCGCAACAGCCGGGAATCAGGCGCAGGATATTGGCTACAAAAAGTATGAGCAGCGTTTTTGAGAGGGTTTTCATTTTTTTGGCAGAAACATTTTTTGAATCAGAGCTAAATTTAAAATGAGAATCCAACACAAAAATTCATTCCCGATTCTATCAGATGCTGATGATATCTTTCAGGGCTGAAGGCTGGCATTGAATGTACTTTAGCAAATGGATTTACTTCAAATATCAGCCGGTGCATTTTTATTTTTGCGCCTATACCCAACTCTATTCCTAAACCTGATTGTGCATCAGTCCCCGAATTTAAACTGTTTAATTCCAAATCTATGATTGGCCCCCCTTTTAGAAAAAGAAATTTTAAAAAGTCTACTTTAACTTCCATAGGGATAGACATCAACTGGATTTCTTCTGTCCGGGATTGAATTTCAATGCCAGGGAAAAATTCAGGTGTAACTTTAATGGAATGCTTTGAATAGATCAAGCCGGTTGAAAACCACAGTTTTGAGGTGAGTTTTTCGTTAAATTGAAGCCCTGAATGCCATGAGCCTTCATTGTCATAAGAGGCGCCTCCTGCCAAATGAGCAAAATAAACAAGGCTGTTTTCAGAGAACCCTCCGGTAATGCAAATCTCTCTTTGCTGCGCCGAAACGCTTAAAGTACAGAGGAATGGCAATATAAGGAGATATAGCTTTTTTCCTTTTCTGAGCATTGGAGATTGTATTATTGTTTGATGAAAACTGATGGTAAAAATAGCTACATCAGGCGAATAAGTATTTGAAAATATCTTCAATTTTACCAACAGCTATAACTTTGATTGATTTTGCAGTGCTTTTAGCTGCGGTCATGTTTAATCTGGAGATGACGATATTTTCAAAGCCGAGTTTTTCGGCTTCCGAAACCCTTTGTTCAACACGTGTAACTGGTCTGATTTCGCCTGAAAGCCCTACCTCTGCTGCAAAGCATGTTTTTGAGCTGATAGGGATGTCAATATTTGATGATAAAACAGCGCTCACAACAGCAAGGTCAGTTGCTGGGTCATCAACCCTGATGCCCCCGGCTATATTCAGAAAAACATCTTTAACACCCAGTTTAAATCCACTTCTTTTTTCAAGTACGGCTAGAAGCATGTTTAACCGGCGGGTTTCAAATCCTGTACAGGAGCGTTGTGGAGTTCCATATGCTGCTGAGCTGACAAGGGCTTGTGTCTCTATCAGCATAGGTCGCAAACCTTCAATGGTCGCGGCAACTGCAGTTCCGCTCACAGGTTCCTGGTGTTGTGTTATCAGTATTTCTGAAGGATTGGATACTTCGCGAAGACCTCCACTTTGCATTTCATAAATTCCTAATTCAGAAGTGCTTCCAAATCTGTTTTTCACGGAGCGCAGTATTCTGTAGCCATAGTTTCTGTCACCTTCAAACTGCAGAACGGTATCAACCATGTGTTCCAGTAGTTTAGGGCCTGCCAGGGTTCCTTCCTTGGTGATGTGTCCGATTAAAAAAACTGGAATATTTACCGTTTTGGCAAGTCGTTGCAACTCAGCGGCTGTTTCGCGAATTTGAGAAATACTGCCTGCCGAAGCTTCTATGTTGTCGCTGGTCAGCGTTTGTATGGAGTCAATGATCACAATACCCGGATTGAGTTTGGCAATGTGACCAAGTATTTCAGTGGTCAGAGTTTCAGTAAGGACATAACACTCATTCTGGCCCAATCCAAGCCTTTCGGCCCGCATTCTGATTTGCTGCTCACTTTCTTCGCCTGAAACATACAATACCTTCAGATGCTGGATGGTAAGGGCTACCTGGAGCATCAGCGTCGACTTTCCGATTCCCGGTTCGCCTCCTACAAGGACTACAGAGCCTGGTACCAATCCGCCTCCAAGCACCCGGTTAAGCTCGTTATTGCCTGTGTCAATGCGGTTTTCGCTGCTCAGTTCAATGTCTGTGATGAGCGTTGGAAATGCCTGTTTGCGAGGAGCTAAAATTTGAGGTATTCCTGTTTCTGAACGTTGAATAACTTCTTCAACATAAGTATTCCATTCACCGCACGAGGGGCATTTACCAATCCATTTTGGTGATTGCGCTCCACAATTCCTGCAAAAGAACGCTGTTTTGGTTTTAGCCATATGATTGGATTCAGGTGTTCAGAATTTATTTATGATTGGCTTGATGCAATTAGTTTTATATCTCTTGTAAAGCGTGAGTTGTGTTAAAATGCCCGTATTCTCTTTTCAATCATGCTGGTTGAATAGCCGGGCAAATATTCAAGTGTCACCACCTGCCCCCCTTTAGCGGTTACAATGTCGTATCCGACTATATCTTCGGGTTTGTAATCGGCACCTTTAACCAGGATGTCAGGTTGTACTTTACGGATGAGTTCGTATGGAGTGTCTTCGTCAAACAATACAACGGCAGAAACGAAACTCATGGCAGCCAGTACCATGGCTCTGGCATATTCATCGTTAATAGGTCGGGTTGGCCCTTTTAGCCGGTTAACAGAAGCATCGGTGTTCAGTCCTATAACCAGCACATGACCAAGATCGGCAGCTTTGGCTAAATAATCAATATGTCCGCGATGAATAATATCAAAGCAACCGTTGGTAAAAACGATTTTCTGTTGCTGAAATCTCCAGTAGGCGAGCAGTCTGTCAAGTTCCTGTTGATTGGGTATTTTCCTGAGCAGTGATTCCGTTATGTTCATGAGCGTTTTTATTGTAAACAGGTAGTAAAAGTAATGAAAAAACGCCAGCAAGAAGAATCATAATTGTTTGCGAAGCCCATATCAGCCATCCGAGGGCATAGCCGGTAGTATTGGCAATTGCATAAATAAACAGGGTTTCTGCCACAATGGCCGGATAGATTCCAATACCTCCCTGGACCACCATTATACCAATAGAGCCAAATATCAATACTGCAAGACCGGCATCCAGCCCTAATTGTGAAGTTTCACTTAAACTGAAAAATACAACATAGGCCATCAAAAGGTACATGATCCAGATAAAAATGGTATGAGCAATAAACTGAAAAGGTTTTTTTATGCGGGTAAGAGATTTGATGCCTTCAAGCAGGCCATGTAGAAGATTGTATATTTTTTTATAGAATGCAGTGTGCCTGTATTTTCGGTTAATAAAAATAATGAGTGCTGTTCCTGCAATTGTCATCCCGATAATCAGCAGAATAAAAGTACTGTCCATATCAGCACTGAAGTTGAATTTTTGCTGCAATGGCCCGTAAACTTTTTCACTCAGATAAATATGAAGTTTATCAGATTGGGTTACAATCAGCATAAAAAACAATAGCAAAAAAGTGAGCATATCAAAAGCTCTTTCGGTGATAACTGTACCGAACGACTTGTTAAAAGGGATTTTTTCGTAGCGGGTGAGAATGCCGCAACGGCTTACTTCACCTAATCTTGGAAGGGCTAAATTTGCCAGATATCCGATGAGCACTGCCATAAAAACATTAGTTGTTTTAGGTTTGTAGCCCATGGGTTCCATCAGTATTTTCCATCGCATCGAGCGGCTCAAATGGCTGAGCAGGCCCAAAACAATAGCCACAGCAATCCAGCCATAGTTGGCAATCTTTAATGATTGAAAAATCTGGTGCTTTTGGTCTGTTGTAAGGTTGCGCATAAACAACCAGATGAAGAAAATGCCAATTCCCAGAAAAAAGCCGGTTCTGAGGATGGTGCCAATGTTTTTTTTCAATGTATGCTATACAAGTTTGTTATGGCTGTCAGGAAATACAATAGACGGTTTAAAGGTGCGGGCTTCTGCGGGTGTCATTTGGGCATAAGCTGCTATGATAACCAAATCTCCGGCTTCTGCCTTGCGGGCAGCTGCTCCGTTGAGTGTAATCATTCCGCTGCCGCGTTCTGCTTTTATAACATAGGTTTCGAGGCGCTCGCCATTGTTGATGTTAAGTACCTGAACCTTTTCGAACTCAATAAGATTGGCTGCGTCCATAAGGTCTTCATCAATTCCGATGCTTCCAATATAATGCAAGTTGGATTCGGTGACAGTTGCCCTGTGGATTTTTGATTTTAATAGTTCTATTGTCATGATGCTGCAAAGATACTCAAATTAATCTTATATTGTCAATCAGCCTTATTTCGCCGGCAAATACAGCAATAAACCCGTAGCTTTCCGGCTTTATTTCTCCTTTGATGGCTTGCAGATTTTGTGCATGGTTAATGGAGAAATATTCAAGTTTTAACAAGGGATGGTCTTCAAATTTTTTGTTGACAAAGCCGATAATTTGCTCGGCAGTATGAGCAGTTGCCAGATTTTTAGCTTCTTTCAGCACCATATAAATATAAGGAGCTGCTTTGCGCATCTGGGGTGTTAGGCGTTCATTGCGTGAGCTGCGGGCAAGCCCGTCATCTTCTCGACTGATAGGGCAGGGGACTATCTCTACATCAAGATGCTCATTTTTTACCAGAGCCTTAATGATTTGAAGCTGCTGAAAGTCTTTTTCGCCAAAATAAGAACGGGTGGGCATTGTAATGTCGAACAACCGGTGTACTACTACAGCTACTCCATTAAAATGGCCCGGCCGGAATGCGCCTTCCATAACGGTGGCTAATTCTCCAAATTCATATTGTTTCTCCACTTTTTCAGGATACATTTCATCCACCGAAGGAGCAAATACAACATCGCAACCTGCTGATGAAAGTAATTCCACATCACGTTCAAGTGTTCTTGGGTATTTTTCCAGATCTTCGGGGTTGTTAAACTGAATGGGATTTACAAAGATGCTGGCCACAACCCTGTCGTTGTTAGCTCGTGCTTGTCTGATTAAAGAAAGATGTCCTTCGTGTAATGCTCCCATCGTTGGCACAAAACCGATACTGTGACCCGATTGCCTCATAGATGAAGCCCAGGCTTGCATTTCTTTAATCGTCTTGTAAATTATCATGCTGAATAGATTGAGTGTGGCTGTTTAGTTTCCTTCCGGGGCTGATATTCTTCCGTTAAGAATGTCAAGAAAATCCTTTTCAATATTTTGAACGGGAGTTTCAATAATTCGCCCCATTTCATCTCCATCTTTGGTTATAATAAAGGTTGGAACCAGTTTGATGTTATAGTCTCCAACACAAAAGTTGCCCGCTTTTTTGTCGCGGTCAACAGCTACCAAAAATATTTGCTCTTTAGGGTATTGCAATGCATCCATCACTTTAAAGAAATGTGGAACCTGTTCGCGGCTGTCGCCACACCAGGTGCCTAAAACAATGAATACCCACGGGTAATTTGAGCTGTGTGATTTAATGAGTTCAACGGTGGTTGAATCAGGTGTGTAAGTGTCATATGACTGTTGAAACCAATCGCCCATTGACATTAATCCTTCACGGGTAACGGTTCCGATAAGGATTTCTTGGCCTGTTTTAGCATCTGTAGTCCGCTTATTGTCATCCTGGGCTTTCGCCTGGAAAGCAAAGAAAACAGCTATTATAATCAATATAATTTTCTGCATAGGTGATGAATTTTAAAACAGGTTAAACACGATCCGGGCAAATAAGTTTACGTGTGATTCAGGGGTGCAAAAATAGCAAAGGTTTTGATGTCTGTCAAAACCTTTGCTATCAAACAGTTTATTTATTTGAAATTGATTACATTGAACCGGAGTCGTAAGCCTGTTCACCATGTATAACATTATCAAGGCCTAACATTTCATCGCTTTCGCTAACCCTTACTGGTGTTATTTTGTTGATTAATGCAAGCATCACATAGGTGAAAATAAAGGCATAGGCTGATGCACCTGCAACTGCAACCAGTTGTTTAAAGAAGAAAGACCATTCTCCATAAATGACTCCTTGTGTGGTAATCATAGGGTTAATGGCACTGGAAGCAAAAACGCCCAGCAGGATAGTTCCTAAAACACCGCCAACACCATGCACACCCCATACATCGAGTGCATCATCCCAGCCAAGCTTGTTTTTAAGCGATACGGCATAATAACAAACAAGTCCGGCCATAATGC
Coding sequences within it:
- a CDS encoding GntR family transcriptional regulator, which produces MAIPGKYNTLNITKIVDFGVYLDGEQLGEILLPMKWVPEGTTPSDSLDVFIYFDSEDRLIATTMKPYAQVGEFALLRAKAVNDVGAFMDWGLDKDLLVPYREQKAKMIQDRFYIVYIYADSQTGRIAGSARLERFFDTEPADFTPGEEVDLLIWAKSDLGYKAIINHQYEGLIYESSVFQELERGQRMKGYVIKVREDGKIDLDLQKPGFEKVDEFSAKILGMLEQNKGFMGVNDKSPAEEIYLLFSVSKKTFKKAIGGLFKQRLITIEENGIRLNKKV
- a CDS encoding DUF5034 domain-containing protein gives rise to the protein MKTLSKTLLILFVANILRLIPGCCECDESSIPFSFNKIDITNIDNSGDWAVITQSDSMKPEAVAFEVALFDSAGYYHLAQSFFSTNTGFSNATAMSCDCSYPLRAIQHLSSLKITSLYALNAQYSAQSDVTELFVAKLTNNSSTGSNLYIPLPALCNQTQGKNYYDSGVESFGLYLTVPVENSRAAFIISAKLSDNRILSDTTKVITILNR
- the radA gene encoding DNA repair protein RadA, whose translation is MAKTKTAFFCRNCGAQSPKWIGKCPSCGEWNTYVEEVIQRSETGIPQILAPRKQAFPTLITDIELSSENRIDTGNNELNRVLGGGLVPGSVVLVGGEPGIGKSTLMLQVALTIQHLKVLYVSGEESEQQIRMRAERLGLGQNECYVLTETLTTEILGHIAKLNPGIVIIDSIQTLTSDNIEASAGSISQIRETAAELQRLAKTVNIPVFLIGHITKEGTLAGPKLLEHMVDTVLQFEGDRNYGYRILRSVKNRFGSTSELGIYEMQSGGLREVSNPSEILITQHQEPVSGTAVAATIEGLRPMLIETQALVSSAAYGTPQRSCTGFETRRLNMLLAVLEKRSGFKLGVKDVFLNIAGGIRVDDPATDLAVVSAVLSSNIDIPISSKTCFAAEVGLSGEIRPVTRVEQRVSEAEKLGFENIVISRLNMTAAKSTAKSIKVIAVGKIEDIFKYLFA
- the rfaE2 gene encoding D-glycero-beta-D-manno-heptose 1-phosphate adenylyltransferase; translation: MNITESLLRKIPNQQELDRLLAYWRFQQQKIVFTNGCFDIIHRGHIDYLAKAADLGHVLVIGLNTDASVNRLKGPTRPINDEYARAMVLAAMSFVSAVVLFDEDTPYELIRKVQPDILVKGADYKPEDIVGYDIVTAKGGQVVTLEYLPGYSTSMIEKRIRAF
- a CDS encoding flippase-like domain-containing protein encodes the protein MKKNIGTILRTGFFLGIGIFFIWLFMRNLTTDQKHQIFQSLKIANYGWIAVAIVLGLLSHLSRSMRWKILMEPMGYKPKTTNVFMAVLIGYLANLALPRLGEVSRCGILTRYEKIPFNKSFGTVITERAFDMLTFLLLFFMLIVTQSDKLHIYLSEKVYGPLQQKFNFSADMDSTFILLIIGMTIAGTALIIFINRKYRHTAFYKKIYNLLHGLLEGIKSLTRIKKPFQFIAHTIFIWIMYLLMAYVVFFSLSETSQLGLDAGLAVLIFGSIGIMVVQGGIGIYPAIVAETLFIYAIANTTGYALGWLIWASQTIMILLAGVFSLLLLPVYNKNAHEHNGITAQENTQSTGT
- a CDS encoding aspartate 1-decarboxylase, with the translated sequence MTIELLKSKIHRATVTESNLHYIGSIGIDEDLMDAANLIEFEKVQVLNINNGERLETYVIKAERGSGMITLNGAAARKAEAGDLVIIAAYAQMTPAEARTFKPSIVFPDSHNKLV
- a CDS encoding pantoate--beta-alanine ligase gives rise to the protein MIIYKTIKEMQAWASSMRQSGHSIGFVPTMGALHEGHLSLIRQARANNDRVVASIFVNPIQFNNPEDLEKYPRTLERDVELLSSAGCDVVFAPSVDEMYPEKVEKQYEFGELATVMEGAFRPGHFNGVAVVVHRLFDITMPTRSYFGEKDFQQLQIIKALVKNEHLDVEIVPCPISREDDGLARSSRNERLTPQMRKAAPYIYMVLKEAKNLATAHTAEQIIGFVNKKFEDHPLLKLEYFSINHAQNLQAIKGEIKPESYGFIAVFAGEIRLIDNIRLI
- a CDS encoding thioredoxin family protein; translation: MQKIILIIIAVFFAFQAKAQDDNKRTTDAKTGQEILIGTVTREGLMSMGDWFQQSYDTYTPDSTTVELIKSHSSNYPWVFIVLGTWCGDSREQVPHFFKVMDALQYPKEQIFLVAVDRDKKAGNFCVGDYNIKLVPTFIITKDGDEMGRIIETPVQNIEKDFLDILNGRISAPEGN